One region of Juglans microcarpa x Juglans regia isolate MS1-56 chromosome 7S, Jm3101_v1.0, whole genome shotgun sequence genomic DNA includes:
- the LOC121241254 gene encoding zinc finger CCCH domain-containing protein 55-like isoform X1 — MDPLEATNVVLSKIKVLEPENASKILGYLLIQDLGENDLIRLALGSESYLQALILKAKTHLGLPSNLSSTPSTPSSPSPLNPIARPANANPFSHSSPRLPNGFDFLKNPSSPSSNSWLLSGLPSNPISPKSSPLLSYDNIRAGSLPLRSFSYNKNGFESGSGTNTDLMDEQQLSDCLSFLNDSSSSSKTEDLLDRRLELGHGVHNWVQSGNNGEAHLHRRSYSESEVCFESEEPGLGTGYKPCLYFARGFCKNGSNCKFVHGGFADSVDGPPGHGVGSPSKFEELELHEEMMRLKAAQQQRLAAQQFLAGVSSPQSAYNKYMTFLLQQQNEPQRAAATFMMGEDFYKFGRCRPERNDFLAMASLEKVNAASRQIYLTFPADSSFKDEDVSDYFSKFGPVQDVRIPYQQKRMFGFVTFVYPETVKLILAKGNPHFICDSRVLVKPYKEKGKIPDKRQQHQQQQQLERGEFSPCLSPSGLDSRESYDPLGARMFCNTQEMLLRRKLEEQAEVKQAIELQGRRLINLQLPDLDERINHHQRSLSVGSPVLLNPQLRANINRSVILPSKNINQEIAEGQPYDGHGDNLAAAAENLLQQEANLACIHDSGSANSIESFHAEEFDLHKSVEHLLPSPTKSAGDEISDFSAAVLEVNERSAFPTTQSSSDNNLSAGNSASDKALQ; from the exons ATGGATCCTCTTGAAGCCACTAACGTAGTGCTCTCGAAGATAAAAGTGTTGGAGCCAGAGAACGCTTCTAAAATCTTGGGGTACCTTCTCATACAGGACCTTGGGGAGAACGACTTGATACGCTTGGCCCTTGGGTCTGAGTCGTATCTCCAAGCTCTCATTCTCAAAGCCAAAACTCACCTGGGTCTTCCCTCAAACCTCTCTTCCACACCCTCTACACCTTCCTCTCCTTCGCCTCTCAACCCCATCGCCAGACCAGCCAACGCCAACCCATTTTCGCACTCCTCTCCCAGACTTCCGAACGGATTTGACTTTCTTAAGAACCCATCTTCTCCTTCCTCAAACTCTTGGCTACTTTCTGGGCTCCCAAGCAACCCCATTAGCCCAAAGTCAAGTCCTTTGCTCTCCTACGATAATATCCGCGCCGGCTCGCTTCCTTTACGTTCATTCTCGTATAATAAGAATGGGTTTGAGAGTGGTAGTGGCACTAACACTGACCTCATGGACGAGCAACAACTCAGCGACTGCCTTTCCTTTCTCAACGACTCATCGTCttcatccaagactgaagatttGCTCGATCGAAGACTCGAATTGGGTCATGGAGTTCACAATTGGGTACAGTCTGGCAACAATGGTGAAGCTCATCTCCACAGAAGGAGCTATTCTGAGAGCGAAGTGTGTTTCGAGTCAGAAGAACCCGGTTTGGGAACTGGGTACAAGCCCTGCCTTTATTTTGCTAGAGGGTTTTGCAAGAATGGCAGCAATTGCAAGTTTGTGCACGGCGGGTTTGCTGATTCGGTGGACGGGCCTCCTGGTCACGGTGTGGGTTCCCCGAGTAAGTTTGAGGAGTTGGAACTGCACGAGGAGATGATGAGATTGAAGGCTGCGCAGCAGCAAAGGTTGGCTGCACAGCAGTTTTTGGCTGGAGTGTCATCTCCACAGTCAGCGTACAACAAGTACATGACTTTTCTCTTGCAGCAGCAGAATGAACCCCAGAG AGCGGCGGCAACATTCATGATGGGGGAAGATTTTTACAAGTTTGGCCGCTGCCGGCCAGAGAGGAATGACTTCTTGGCAATGGCATCTTTAGAAAAGGTGAATGCGGCTTCGAGGCAGATCTACTTGACCTTTCCCGCTGACAGCTCTTTTAAAGACGAAGATGTTTCCGACTACTTCAG CAAATTTGGACCAgtccaagatgtgaggattccATACCAGCAGAAGCGAATGTTTGGATTTGTTACATTTGTCTACCCAGAAACCGTGAAGCTCATTTTGGCCAAAGGGAATCCCCATTTTATATGTGATTCACGTGTGCTTGTCAAGCCCTACAAGGAGAAAGGAAAAATTCCAGATAA AAGGCAACAACATCAGCAACAACAGCAACTAGAGAGGGGAGAATTTTCACCTTGTTTGAGCCCTTCCGGGCTTGACTCTAGAGAATCCTATGACCCCCTTG GAGCACGAATGTTTTGTAACACACAAGAAATGTTATTAAGGAGAAAATTAGAGGAGCAGGCTGAAGTGAAGCAAGCCATTGAACTCCAGGGAAGAAGACTGATAAATTTGCAGCTTCCGGACTTGGATGAACGTATAAACCATCACCAGCGTAGTCTGTCTGTTGGTTCTCCTGTTCTCTTAAATCCTCAGCTTCGTGCTAACATCAATCGAAGTGTTATCCTCCCATCTAAGAACATCAATCAAGAAATTGCAGAAGGTCAGCCATATGATG GTCACGGGGACAATCTTGCCGCAGCTGCTGAGAATCTGCTACAGCAGGAAGCGAATCTAGCTTGTATTCACGACAGTGGTAGTGCCAACAGCATTGAGAGCTTCCATGCTGAGGAGTTTGATCTCCATAAAAG TGTAGAGCACCTTTTGCCTTCTCCTACCAAATCAGCAGGGGACGAAATCTCTGACTTCTCTGCCGCTGTATTGGAGGTTAATGAGAGATCTGCATTCCCAACTACTCAATCTTCTTCTGATAACAACTTATCAGCCGGCAATTCTGCTAGTGACAAAGCTTTGCAATAG
- the LOC121241254 gene encoding zinc finger CCCH domain-containing protein 55-like isoform X2 has translation MDPLEATNVVLSKIKVLEPENASKILGYLLIQDLGENDLIRLALGSESYLQALILKAKTHLGLPSNLSSTPSTPSSPSPLNPIARPANANPFSHSSPRLPNGFDFLKNPSSPSSNSWLLSGLPSNPISPKSSPLLSYDNIRAGSLPLRSFSYNKNGFESGSGTNTDLMDEQQLSDCLSFLNDSSSSSKTEDLLDRRLELGHGVHNWVQSGNNGEAHLHRRSYSESEVCFESEEPGLGTGYKPCLYFARGFCKNGSNCKFVHGGFADSVDGPPGHGVGSPSKFEELELHEEMMRLKAAQQQRLAAQQFLAGVSSPQSAYNKYMTFLLQQQNEPQRAAATFMMGEDFYKFGRCRPERNDFLAMASLEKVNAASRQIYLTFPADSSFKDEDVSDYFSKFGPVQDVRIPYQQKRMFGFVTFVYPETVKLILAKGNPHFICDSRVLVKPYKEKGKIPDKRQQHQQQQQLERGEFSPCLSPSGLDSRESYDPLGARMFCNTQEMLLRRKLEEQAEVKQAIELQGRRLINLQLPDLDERINHHQRSLSVGSPVLLNPQLRANINRSVILPSKNINQEIAEGHGDNLAAAAENLLQQEANLACIHDSGSANSIESFHAEEFDLHKSVEHLLPSPTKSAGDEISDFSAAVLEVNERSAFPTTQSSSDNNLSAGNSASDKALQ, from the exons ATGGATCCTCTTGAAGCCACTAACGTAGTGCTCTCGAAGATAAAAGTGTTGGAGCCAGAGAACGCTTCTAAAATCTTGGGGTACCTTCTCATACAGGACCTTGGGGAGAACGACTTGATACGCTTGGCCCTTGGGTCTGAGTCGTATCTCCAAGCTCTCATTCTCAAAGCCAAAACTCACCTGGGTCTTCCCTCAAACCTCTCTTCCACACCCTCTACACCTTCCTCTCCTTCGCCTCTCAACCCCATCGCCAGACCAGCCAACGCCAACCCATTTTCGCACTCCTCTCCCAGACTTCCGAACGGATTTGACTTTCTTAAGAACCCATCTTCTCCTTCCTCAAACTCTTGGCTACTTTCTGGGCTCCCAAGCAACCCCATTAGCCCAAAGTCAAGTCCTTTGCTCTCCTACGATAATATCCGCGCCGGCTCGCTTCCTTTACGTTCATTCTCGTATAATAAGAATGGGTTTGAGAGTGGTAGTGGCACTAACACTGACCTCATGGACGAGCAACAACTCAGCGACTGCCTTTCCTTTCTCAACGACTCATCGTCttcatccaagactgaagatttGCTCGATCGAAGACTCGAATTGGGTCATGGAGTTCACAATTGGGTACAGTCTGGCAACAATGGTGAAGCTCATCTCCACAGAAGGAGCTATTCTGAGAGCGAAGTGTGTTTCGAGTCAGAAGAACCCGGTTTGGGAACTGGGTACAAGCCCTGCCTTTATTTTGCTAGAGGGTTTTGCAAGAATGGCAGCAATTGCAAGTTTGTGCACGGCGGGTTTGCTGATTCGGTGGACGGGCCTCCTGGTCACGGTGTGGGTTCCCCGAGTAAGTTTGAGGAGTTGGAACTGCACGAGGAGATGATGAGATTGAAGGCTGCGCAGCAGCAAAGGTTGGCTGCACAGCAGTTTTTGGCTGGAGTGTCATCTCCACAGTCAGCGTACAACAAGTACATGACTTTTCTCTTGCAGCAGCAGAATGAACCCCAGAG AGCGGCGGCAACATTCATGATGGGGGAAGATTTTTACAAGTTTGGCCGCTGCCGGCCAGAGAGGAATGACTTCTTGGCAATGGCATCTTTAGAAAAGGTGAATGCGGCTTCGAGGCAGATCTACTTGACCTTTCCCGCTGACAGCTCTTTTAAAGACGAAGATGTTTCCGACTACTTCAG CAAATTTGGACCAgtccaagatgtgaggattccATACCAGCAGAAGCGAATGTTTGGATTTGTTACATTTGTCTACCCAGAAACCGTGAAGCTCATTTTGGCCAAAGGGAATCCCCATTTTATATGTGATTCACGTGTGCTTGTCAAGCCCTACAAGGAGAAAGGAAAAATTCCAGATAA AAGGCAACAACATCAGCAACAACAGCAACTAGAGAGGGGAGAATTTTCACCTTGTTTGAGCCCTTCCGGGCTTGACTCTAGAGAATCCTATGACCCCCTTG GAGCACGAATGTTTTGTAACACACAAGAAATGTTATTAAGGAGAAAATTAGAGGAGCAGGCTGAAGTGAAGCAAGCCATTGAACTCCAGGGAAGAAGACTGATAAATTTGCAGCTTCCGGACTTGGATGAACGTATAAACCATCACCAGCGTAGTCTGTCTGTTGGTTCTCCTGTTCTCTTAAATCCTCAGCTTCGTGCTAACATCAATCGAAGTGTTATCCTCCCATCTAAGAACATCAATCAAGAAATTGCAGAAG GTCACGGGGACAATCTTGCCGCAGCTGCTGAGAATCTGCTACAGCAGGAAGCGAATCTAGCTTGTATTCACGACAGTGGTAGTGCCAACAGCATTGAGAGCTTCCATGCTGAGGAGTTTGATCTCCATAAAAG TGTAGAGCACCTTTTGCCTTCTCCTACCAAATCAGCAGGGGACGAAATCTCTGACTTCTCTGCCGCTGTATTGGAGGTTAATGAGAGATCTGCATTCCCAACTACTCAATCTTCTTCTGATAACAACTTATCAGCCGGCAATTCTGCTAGTGACAAAGCTTTGCAATAG
- the LOC121241227 gene encoding zinc finger CCCH domain-containing protein 22-like isoform X2: MDTSEATKVVFSRIQTLDPANASKIMGYLFLQDHGEKEMIRLAFGPDTNLHNLILKAKTHLGLPSNPTSSPSSPSPFNPISRSRNTSNNFDIPNPSSSSANPWHRTGFCTPLSYASVVKETSDIGTPGSFLSSALPYSSTDLIDDYQLQDHLAFVNDSKIDDLLDRRLGVTGSPSANAEPLLHARSYLSSGVSSGSEDASSGLGWKPCLYFARGCCKNGSSCRFLHTDSLDATAIVGSPSKFNELEQEFLIRSKAVHQQKRATASQFMAGASFPYNKCLSFLLQQQNDVQRSAAASAFMEDELHQFGRYRPEKNDFSSMGLGGMAHPGSRQIYLTFPADSAFREEDVSNYFNIYGPVQDVRIPYQQKRMFGFVTFVYAETVKIILAKGNPHFVCDSRVLVKPYKEKGKIPDKKQQQHLERGEYPLCSTPSGLDSREPIDLHFGARTFYDTQEMLRRKLEEQAELQQAFELQGRRLMNLQLEDLKSHRYYTHQNLSVGSTIPSPTLSPNNQIPILPPDGINQKVPTEKGDNPGIATSQTSSAAGADPELQQEVNLTCSRGTVDSMDEEDRSHPKESDLPESLEHSSP; the protein is encoded by the exons ATGGATACATCTGAAGCAACTAAGGTGGTTTTCTCAAGGATCCAAACTTTGGACCCAGCAAATGCCTCAAAGATCATGGGGTACCTTTTCTTGCAAGATCATGGTGAGAAGGAGATGATACGCTTAGCCTTTGGACCAGACACCAATCTTCATAATCTCATCCTCAAAGCCAAAACCCACTTGGGACTCCCCTCAAACCCTACCTCTTCACCCTCCTCTCCTTCGCCCTTCAACCCAATCTCAAGGTCAAGAAACACATCGAATAACTTTGACATCCCAAACCCATCTTCCTCTTCAGCAAACCCTTGGCATCGCACTGGCTTTTGCACTCCTCTCTCTTACGCCAGTGTTGTTAAAGAAACCAGTGATATTGGTACTCCCGGCTCATTTTTATCTTCTGCATTGCCGTATAGTTCTACTGACCTCATTGATGATTACCAGCTTCAAGACCATCTTGCTTTCGTCAACGATTCCAAGATCGATGATTTGCTCGATCGGCGGCTAGGGGTAACCGGGAGTCCAAGCGCTAATGCTGAACCCTTGTTGCACGCGCGAAGCTACTTGTCTTCAGGCGTGTCTTCTGGGTCCGAAGATGCAAGCTCTGGGCTTGGATGGAAGCCATGCTTGTATTTCGCCAGAGGGTGTTGTAAAAATGGCAGCAGTTGCCGGTTTCTCCATACTGATTCCTTGGATGCTACTGCTATTGTTGGTTCTCCGAGCAAATTCAATGAGTTAGAACAAGAGTTCCTCATCAGATCAAAAGCCGTTCACCAACAAAAGCGGGCCACGGCTTCGCAGTTCATGGCTGGAGCTTCTTTCCCTTACAATAAGTGCCTGAGTTTTCTATTGCAGCAACAAAATGATGTCCAGAG ATCGGCCGCAGCATCAGCATTTATGGAGGATGAGCTTCACCAGTTTGGGCGCTACCGGCCTGAAAAGAATGATTTTTCGTCCATGGGACTGGGAGGAATGGCGCATCCTGGCTCGAGACAGATTTACTTGACATTCCCAGCTGATAGTGCTTTCAGAGAGGAAGATGTTTCCAACTACTTCAA CATTTATGGACCTGTGCAAGATGTGAGGATTCCATACCAACAGAAGCGAATGTTTGGATTTGTTACATTTGTCTATGCGGAGACGGTGAAGATCATTTTGGCGAAAGGGAATCCTCATTTTGTTTGTGATTCCCGTGTTCTTGTTAAGCCTTATAAGGAGAAGGGAAAGATACCGGACAA GAAGCAGCAGCAACATTTGGAGAGGGGAGAGTATCCATTGTGCTCAACTCCATCAGGGCTTGATTCTAGAGAGCCTATTGATCTTCACTTTG GAGCAAGAACGTTTTATGATACCCAAGAGATGTTGAGAAGGAAACTTGAGGAACAGGCTGAGTTGCAGCAAGCCTTTGAACTACAAGGAAGAAGACTCATGAATCTGCAACTTGAAGACTTGAAGAGTCATCGCTATTATACTCATCAAAATTTATCTGTTGGGTCCACCATTCCCTCACCAACTCTCAGTCCCAACAATCAAATCCCCATTCTTCCACCTGATGGCATTAATCAAAAAGTCCCTACAG AGAAAGGTGACAACCCGGGTATAGCCACTTCCCAAACTAGTTCTGCTGCGGGTGCTGATCCGGAGTTGCAACAGGAAGTGAATCTGACTTGCAGTCGTGGCACTGTTGATAGCATGGACGAGGAGGATAGATCACATCCTAAAGAAAGCGACCTTCCTGAAAG CTTAGAGCACTCTTCCCCCTGA
- the LOC121241227 gene encoding zinc finger CCCH domain-containing protein 22-like isoform X1, with amino-acid sequence MDTSEATKVVFSRIQTLDPANASKIMGYLFLQDHGEKEMIRLAFGPDTNLHNLILKAKTHLGLPSNPTSSPSSPSPFNPISRSRNTSNNFDIPNPSSSSANPWHRTGFCTPLSYASVVKETSDIGTPGSFLSSALPYSSTDLIDDYQLQDHLAFVNDSKIDDLLDRRLGVTGSPSANAEPLLHARSYLSSGVSSGSEDASSGLGWKPCLYFARGCCKNGSSCRFLHTDSLDATAIVGSPSKFNELEQEFLIRSKAVHQQKRATASQFMAGASFPYNKCLSFLLQQQNDVQRSAAASAFMEDELHQFGRYRPEKNDFSSMGLGGMAHPGSRQIYLTFPADSAFREEDVSNYFNIYGPVQDVRIPYQQKRMFGFVTFVYAETVKIILAKGNPHFVCDSRVLVKPYKEKGKIPDKKQQQHLERGEYPLCSTPSGLDSREPIDLHFEPGARTFYDTQEMLRRKLEEQAELQQAFELQGRRLMNLQLEDLKSHRYYTHQNLSVGSTIPSPTLSPNNQIPILPPDGINQKVPTEKGDNPGIATSQTSSAAGADPELQQEVNLTCSRGTVDSMDEEDRSHPKESDLPESLEHSSP; translated from the exons ATGGATACATCTGAAGCAACTAAGGTGGTTTTCTCAAGGATCCAAACTTTGGACCCAGCAAATGCCTCAAAGATCATGGGGTACCTTTTCTTGCAAGATCATGGTGAGAAGGAGATGATACGCTTAGCCTTTGGACCAGACACCAATCTTCATAATCTCATCCTCAAAGCCAAAACCCACTTGGGACTCCCCTCAAACCCTACCTCTTCACCCTCCTCTCCTTCGCCCTTCAACCCAATCTCAAGGTCAAGAAACACATCGAATAACTTTGACATCCCAAACCCATCTTCCTCTTCAGCAAACCCTTGGCATCGCACTGGCTTTTGCACTCCTCTCTCTTACGCCAGTGTTGTTAAAGAAACCAGTGATATTGGTACTCCCGGCTCATTTTTATCTTCTGCATTGCCGTATAGTTCTACTGACCTCATTGATGATTACCAGCTTCAAGACCATCTTGCTTTCGTCAACGATTCCAAGATCGATGATTTGCTCGATCGGCGGCTAGGGGTAACCGGGAGTCCAAGCGCTAATGCTGAACCCTTGTTGCACGCGCGAAGCTACTTGTCTTCAGGCGTGTCTTCTGGGTCCGAAGATGCAAGCTCTGGGCTTGGATGGAAGCCATGCTTGTATTTCGCCAGAGGGTGTTGTAAAAATGGCAGCAGTTGCCGGTTTCTCCATACTGATTCCTTGGATGCTACTGCTATTGTTGGTTCTCCGAGCAAATTCAATGAGTTAGAACAAGAGTTCCTCATCAGATCAAAAGCCGTTCACCAACAAAAGCGGGCCACGGCTTCGCAGTTCATGGCTGGAGCTTCTTTCCCTTACAATAAGTGCCTGAGTTTTCTATTGCAGCAACAAAATGATGTCCAGAG ATCGGCCGCAGCATCAGCATTTATGGAGGATGAGCTTCACCAGTTTGGGCGCTACCGGCCTGAAAAGAATGATTTTTCGTCCATGGGACTGGGAGGAATGGCGCATCCTGGCTCGAGACAGATTTACTTGACATTCCCAGCTGATAGTGCTTTCAGAGAGGAAGATGTTTCCAACTACTTCAA CATTTATGGACCTGTGCAAGATGTGAGGATTCCATACCAACAGAAGCGAATGTTTGGATTTGTTACATTTGTCTATGCGGAGACGGTGAAGATCATTTTGGCGAAAGGGAATCCTCATTTTGTTTGTGATTCCCGTGTTCTTGTTAAGCCTTATAAGGAGAAGGGAAAGATACCGGACAA GAAGCAGCAGCAACATTTGGAGAGGGGAGAGTATCCATTGTGCTCAACTCCATCAGGGCTTGATTCTAGAGAGCCTATTGATCTTCACTTTG AACCAGGAGCAAGAACGTTTTATGATACCCAAGAGATGTTGAGAAGGAAACTTGAGGAACAGGCTGAGTTGCAGCAAGCCTTTGAACTACAAGGAAGAAGACTCATGAATCTGCAACTTGAAGACTTGAAGAGTCATCGCTATTATACTCATCAAAATTTATCTGTTGGGTCCACCATTCCCTCACCAACTCTCAGTCCCAACAATCAAATCCCCATTCTTCCACCTGATGGCATTAATCAAAAAGTCCCTACAG AGAAAGGTGACAACCCGGGTATAGCCACTTCCCAAACTAGTTCTGCTGCGGGTGCTGATCCGGAGTTGCAACAGGAAGTGAATCTGACTTGCAGTCGTGGCACTGTTGATAGCATGGACGAGGAGGATAGATCACATCCTAAAGAAAGCGACCTTCCTGAAAG CTTAGAGCACTCTTCCCCCTGA